CGGAAAACATCATTTTCTTATGAACCACTTATCAGCATTGTTGTTCCTGCATATGAAACACCAGCTAATTTTTTAAAACAATTGGTTGACAACGTTCTTTCTCAAACATATTCAAAGCTTGAATTATGTATTGCTGACGGAAGTAAAACATCTCTTGTTTACGATACACTGAACGAATACTCTGATTCCCGTATCAAATACATTAAATTATCAAAAAATGCCGGTATCTCTGAAAATACCAATGAAGGTTTTGAACATACTACCGGTGATTACATTGCGTTATTAGATCATGATGATCTATTAACACCAAATGCCCTGTTTGAGATGGTTCAGGCTTTGAACTCCTATGAATCCATTCCAGATATGGTGTACTCCGATGAAGACAAGATTATTGCAGACACAAATGTTTTAAGTAACCCTACCTTTAAATCTGATTTAAACGAAGAATTTTTACGGCATACAAATTATATCTGCCATTTTCTTATTTTTTCCAAAAAACTTTTGAATAAAGTCGGTGGTTTGGATTCTTCTTATGATGGCGCACAAGATTTTGAATTCGTACTTCGTTGTAATGCTTCTGGAGCAGTAATTAAGCATGTTCCAAAGATTCTTTATCATTGGCGCATTCATCCTGCTTCAACTGCTGCAAACCCAGAAAGTAAACTATATGCCTTTGAAAATGGTAGTAAGGCAATTGAAAAATATCTTGCAGAGAAAAATGAAACCGGAACAGCTTCTTTGACAAAAGATCTTGGTTTTTACCAAATTGATTATGCTTTGCAGGGGGACTACAACGTTACTGTTCTTGCATATACAGAAGAACAGATTCGTGAAATGAAAAAAATGCAGGCAGAACGCCAAAATCTTCATATCACGTACAAGCTTATCGACAGATTAACAAATGACTTATTATTGTCTCTTACCGATGATTATATTGTCATTTCCCAACCGGACATCATACCAACCACACCAAACTGGATTGAAGAATTTTTAAAACATTGTCAATGGTCCCGTATCGGTATTGTTGGTGTAAAAACCCTTAACCGCCATAATCGAATTGAAAACTGTGGATTTACATACAATCAAAATGGTCAGATTTTTAGCCTATTTTACAATTTACCTTCCATTTATAGAGGTTACTGTCATCGTGCAGATTCTCCACAAAATGTTTGTGGTGTGTCTTTTTCTCTTTCAATGGTAAGACGTGACGCTTTACATGCCGCTAATGGAATTAATGAAACTTTCACTTTTCCATACCAAGATTTAGATTTTTGTTTTAAATTATCTGCTCTTGATTATGAGATTATATTAAATACAGATATTCATGCTTTATGCAGGAAAACATTCTTATATCCTGCTAAGACTGATGAAATCTTTTTGAACTCATGGAAACTCAAATTAGAAAAACCAAATCCATATTATAACTCTAATCTAGCTGCTAAAAATGGAAATTTTGTTTTAAAATAATTCAAAAGAACGGATCCTCGCTCAACGTGAAGACCCGTTCTTTCTTTTTCCCTATTTTGAATATTCTTTTTTGCACAAAATCAATTTTTCAATTACAATCTCAAACATCTTTACAATAGATATTGACCAGCTTGCAATCAGTAGTGCATAACCAGAACTTAGATACATATAATTTATTGCTGGTGTTTCGTCTAATTGTGTTTTCGCAATTCCAAAACATAAAACCGCAACACTCAAAAACAAACCTGTAATAACAAGCCAAGGATTTACCAAATCATACCTCTTCTTTGTCAGTTCATATATCATAAAACAGGTGATAACTGCGTAAGCGAAAAATCCAAAACGATACGCCGTCAATCCAATCTTTTGGTATAAGGTACTAATCATATTAAGTCTGTTTATTACGCTATTTGCAGTATCATACTTTGCATTATCCATATCTGAGGTATAATAAATATCCTCGTTGCCATATATCTGAACATTATCTTCGTTCTCGTAGGAACCTTGCAATATCTTTACTTTACCAACAGTCTTGCCTTCTTGATATGCCACAAAATAATAATCTGTCTCTGAATTTTCTGATAATTTATTCCATGAAACTTTATAACGACACTTATCTGCCCATGGATAATCACCCTTGTCTTTGACTGCCTCTACCACGTCCTTACTTTTTATAAAATTTACTTTCGTATATTGATTTCCTGCATTATCCTCAATATACACTTGCATATTACTCATATCATAATCCGTAAAGAGAAGCCAGCCTTCTACATAAAAATCATCCTGTGAATACCGATACAACGCATTATCATTTGTGAGATTTTCAAATGACCATACACCAAGTCCTCCATCATACTCACTTTCTAGTGCAACTGCGTTTGCATCATTGAAGCTCGCCATATATTGTATCGCTGTCTTAATTGTACTAAATAATTCCTGTCTACGTTCTCCAGTATCTAAATGATATTTTTGCATTGTCGTCTCTTGTTTTTTTGAGATTTCACCTGTAGCATATGCATCCTCAAGTTCCTCATATACAGCTTTATAAAATTCGTTTGCATCTTTACAGCTATCATAATATCCTGCTTCTTTTACTGCGTCAACAAGAGCCCAACCGAACCATCCATCATCTACATTTCCGTCATCCGGAGCTGTATCATATACACCATAAACATCCATCTTATCCTGCATTTCATCCCATATCGAATTGAGTGTTGGAGATACATCACACAGTTTTTTTAACGATTTTCTCGATATGCTGACTGTATCAGTAGCATCATCCGCAATATAACCTGTTATATCACTAATCGCAGGACCATAATATTCAACCCCCTTATAGCCATATGTTTGAACATTAAAGTAATCTTTGATGCCAGAAAATAACAAAATCCCTATAATTGGAGTTAACAACATTACATATCTAGGGATACTTTTTTTGATTCTCATTTTGAACACAAGAATCCCAGCACTAATAATCATAACCACTAGCGTAAGTGGCAATAGCCAAATTGTATCATTTTTTGTCACCCACAAATACCCTATTGATAATCCAGATAGAACAGACCATATCATAGGTATTTTTGTATTTTTATCTAAAAGTGTAAAATAAAAATTTAATAAACATCCAACAAAAAACAATGCAAGTGCCAACGCAAATCCATTTCTATATACTCTTTGCAACGTCTGTAAAGAAAAGGAAACTGGATTAAAAAGCACAAATATATATACAATATATACCACCCATGATTTTTTTATCACTTTTTTTATTGCGTAAGCAAATACGATTGCAGCAATTGAATACAGCAATGTTGTTGTCATAATATACGATAAATGCAACCTATAACATACTGCAAGATAAAAGCTAAAACCCGGATCTTTTAGAAAGATATAACTAGTAAATGGTCCCGTCCACTCAAGTCTCGATAATGAATATGCCCAATCCCTCATTAGCTGATCATCACATGCAGCAGCAGGAATTGCATAAATAGTTAGTCCATGAATCAAAATTTGCTTCACTATTGCAGTTAAAATAACCGCTATCAGGAACATATGAGACATCACTTTTTCTTTTACAAATTGTTTCATTTTTTCCTCCAAACAGAATGCCATGCGAATCTTGTTCACATGGCATTCCACTTTATTCCAAGATATTTTGCAATATCTCCATATATCTTATTTATTGCTATACATATCCTGATAATATTTCTGATAATCGCCACTTGTTACATTCTTCATCCAATCTTCGTGTTCAAAGAACCATGCGATTGTCTTCTTGATACCTTCTGCAAACATTGTCTCAGGTTCCCAGCCAATCTCTGCTTTAATTTTATCTGGAGCAATAGCATAACGTCTGTCATGACCTTTTCTATCCTCTACATAAGTAATTAAATCCTTGCTAACATTTGCTCTTCTAGGATCATTCTCTGGTAACATTTCAAGTAATGTATCAATAATAATATTGATGATTTCAATGTTACGTTTCTCGTTATGTCCACCAATGTTATAAGTTTCGCCAAGACGACCTTTTTCCTGAACCATGTCGATTCCCTTTGCATGATCATCTACATATAACCAATCACGGATGTTCATACCATCGCCATATACCGGTAATTTTTTGCCCTGTAATGCATTGTTGATGATAAGTGGAATCAATTTTTCTGGGAACTGGTAAGGTCCATAGTTGTTAGAACAGTTTGTAATATTAGCAGGGAAATGATAAGTATCAATATATGCCTTTACCAAAAAGTCTGAGGATGCCTTACTTGCAGAGTATGGGCTGTGTGGGGAATATGGTGTTGTCTCGTAGAAATAGCTTGTACCATCATCTTCCAAAGAACCATATACTTCATCTGTTGATACATGTAAAAATTTCTTACCTTCTTTGAATGTACCATCTGGCAATTCCCATGCAGCTTTTGCGCAGTTTAGCATAACAGCTGTACCAAGTACGTTTGTCTTTACAAATACTTCTGGGTTCTTGATACTTCTGTCAACATGACTTTCTGCAGCAAAATGAACGACACGATCGATATCGTTCTCAGCAAAGATTTTGCTGATTGCTTCGCTGTCTGTGATATCGGCTTTTATGAATGTATAATTGTCTCTATCTTCGATATCTTTTAAGTTTTCTAAGTTACCTGCGTATGTCAGAACGTCAACGTTAATAATTCTGATTTCGTTGTCATATTTTCTGAACATGTAGTGAATGTAGTTAGATCCAATAAATCCAGCTCCACCAGTTACTAAATAAGTTCTCATTTATATTTTCCTCCTTATATAAAAACGCATCTGCGCTTTTCACAATAAATATTTACTCTAAATTTCTTTTTCGAAATTCAATTTCATGCAATTCCATCTCGAAATCCTGACGGTTTTTTTGACAACTTGTCTGTAAAATCAGTCCCGAGAAAAATGCTTGAATTGCTGCTAATAATGTAAAGCCACAAACAACTAATGTCGGGAAATTCGGGACCAAATGTGTCTGAGAAAAAGTTACAAGTACTGGAATTAAAAATGCTATTCCAATAATTGTCAAAATCGCTGCAACTCCTCCAAAAAAGGCCATCGGTTTATAGGTACGAAATAACCTAATAATTGTGCGGATTACTTTAAATCCATCTGAATAGGTATTTAATTTTGATACACTTCCTTCTGGTCTATCACGATATTCAATTACAACATTTTCAACCTGCATATTCTTGTCTGTAGCATGTATACTCATTTCTGTCTCAATCTCAAATCCTTTTGATAAAACCGGAAATGATTTCACAAACTGAAAACTAAATGCTCGATATCCTGTCATAATATCCTTAATCTCTGTACGAAATAAAACATTGATAGATTTTCTAACAAGTGAATTTCCAAAATTATGAAATGGACGTTTATTCTCTTCAAAATATGTGGAAGACAAACGATCTCCAACAACCATGTCAGCGCCATAGTTTAATACTTTATCAATCATCTCTGGTGCCGACTCTGCCGGATAAGTATCATCTCCATCTGTCATAATGTAACATTCTGCATCTATCTCCCGGAACATTCTTCGAATTACATTTCCTTTTCCCTGCATATGTTCATATCTGACAATCGCTCCTGCATTTTTTGCAATCTCTGCTGTTCCATCAGAGGAATTATTATCATAAACATATATCTTTGCCTCTGGCAAAACACGTTTAAAATCTGTGATTACCTTCTCAATTGTTTTACTTTCATTATAACAAGGAATCAGTACTGCTACTTTATCCATCCGTTTTCTCCTTTTTCTATCTAACAAACAGTTTCAGATAAATTGATACTGCAAAGCAACGAAATCTTCGAATCAGAACACTTATCTCTATCTCTAATTCAGACAACCTTAATTCATCCTTATTCTTTTCAAGGAGATAGCGATGTTCTGCAACGTATATGTTTGTTTTTTCTTTATCATCACCCATTACCTGACCTGTATTCGAATCTCCTCTCACACGGAAGAAATTCAATGGTTCGTGTATAATATAGATGTCACCCAACTTTGCGATCTCTGCAAAAAAGTCATAATCTAAAATGTAAGTATACTTCGTATCAAATCCACCAATCTTCTGATATGCTTCTTTACGAAAAGTATTGGCCTGTGGTGCGCCAAAATAGTCCTTATTGAAAAAACCTCTTCTTGTAACCTTTTTACCATTCACAAGCCCTTTCACTGGATATCGCTTATAAAATCCCTTTCCTTTTCCAGCCAAATCAATAAGTTTTGTATCACTTTCAACCATGACCGCACTTGGATTTTCAAGTAATGCCTGTACCTCTCTTTCAATTGCCTCTGGTGCCAAAATATCATCCGCACAGATTAACTTTATAAACTCTCCCTCGCACAAGCTTAAACAATAATTCCAGTTTCCAGACATACCAAGGTTTTTTTCATTATGGTAAATTTTTACTCGTGTATCCTTATCTGCATAGACACGAATCTTCTCCAACGTATCATCTTTAGAATTGTCATCTACAATAATAAGTTCCAGATTCTGATAAGATTGTTTCAAGATACACTCTATTGTTTCTCCGATGTAATCTGCATTGTTGTATGCAGGAATACACACACTTACTAACGGTTGATTCATTAACCTTCTAATCCTTTCAAGTAAACATCCAATGCATCATGCCAGTCTGCCATTCTATAATCAGATGTCAATTTTAACATATAATCCTCTAAAATGGAATATGCTGGTCTGTCAGCAGATGCCGGATTCATTTCTTTGTACTGTTTAGAAGTTACATGATTTACCTTTGTTGTCTTTCCCGTCTTGCGGAAAATTTCTTCTGTAAAATCTGCCCAGTTTGTATCACCTTCACAAGTAGCATGGAATGTTCCGTAGTTCTCTGTCGGTTCTAAATGGTGAATCAATTTTGCAAGTTCTACCGCACTTGTTGGAGAGCCTACCTGGTCACATACGACATTCAATTCATCATGTGTCTCAGACAATGCTAACATTGTCTTTACAAAGTTTTTTCCATCCCCATATAACCATGCAGTACGGAAAATAAAATGTTTAGCAGCAAATTCTTTTACAAATTTCTCACCTTCCCATTTTGTCTTTCCATAAGCACTGATTGGATGTGGCTCATCAAACTCTGTATATGGTCTTGTACCATTTCCTTCAAACACATAGTCAGTAGACACGTGAATCATTTTTGCTCCAACTTCTGTTGCTGCAATACTTAAGTTTCTTGGTCCAAGTGCATTAATCTTGTATGCAAGATCCCACTGTTCTTCACATTTATCAACATTTGTATGTGCTGCACAGTTAATGATAACATCTGGTCTCGTCTCACGAACCAGCTTCAATACCGCATCCACATCTGTAATATCAAGGGATACTACACCATCGCCTTCTACAACGTCTGTGTTGATAAACTCAACTCCGTCATTTTCATACTCCTTACGGATAGCTCGTCCCAATTGTCCGTTACACCCTGTTACTAAAATCTTCTTCATGGATTTATCCTCTCTTCTTTCTACAGTAATCTATTTATCAATAATAAAATTTTCGCAATTATTTGATCTAATTTACTTTGTCTTACAAAAGAACAATGAAGCAACATCTTACACTTACCTGCAAATTTCTTTGTATTCAATATATCAAGAACCAAGGTATCCTTTTCTTTATCCCCCTGATATAGTTCATGAAATTCACGCAATTGATTTTCTAGTTTACCTCTACTCTTTTTTAAATGTTTTGCTTTGGCCTTTACAGTGTCCAAAAACTTATCACTTGCACCAATCTCATTATTACCATGTTGGCGATACCAAATATAGGAATTTTCGTCAAATATTACCTTCCCATGATACGTTGCCACCAAATAACACCACCAGTCATGCATCATAGCATGTTTTGGTATGTTTTGTCTAATGATTTGTGCTAATTTCTGGTTTAATACAGTTGTGCACCCTGTACAAATACACTCTACAACTGCATTTTCAAATGATGGAGACAAATATTTTCCATGGTTTTCTGCTATAACATGATTATCTGCATCAATTAAAATTTTATTACTGCAGTACAATGCAGGTTCTTTTATTTGCTGTAAATTCTGGATTGCTTTTTCAACCTTGTTTTCAAGCCAAATATCATCCTGATCACAAAATGCGATATAACCCGCCTCACTTTTTTTCAAAAGGTTAAAAAAACTATTAACAACTCCAATATTCTCCTCTTTGAAAACCTTTATACTCGGATAGTTCTGACTGTATTCCTCTAGTATAGATATTGTTCCATCCTTCGATCCATCATCTCGAATCAGTATTTCTATATTTGAATACGTCTGACTAAGAAGACTTTCTATTTGTTCTCTCAGATATTTTTCACCATTGTAGGTAGACATTAATATCTGTACTTTTTGTTGTTCCATAATGTTAATATCTTTCCCTCTACTTCGCCAACCTGTTCAGTGCACTAAACACGCCCTTAATAGAAGCATGTGTGATATTGGAGCTTACTCCAACACCAAATGTTACTTTTCCGGTTCTATTATCGCGCATCTGAATATAAGCTGCTGCTTTTGCATGGGAACCTTCGCTGAGTGCATGTTCCCAGTAATTCAGCACTTTTATGTCAACCGCACTGACACACTGTCTGATAGCAAGTTTGACTGCGTCAATCGGTCCATTTCCTTCTGCAACGGAGTGCATCTGCTCGCCCATATACTTAAAAGCAAGTTCTACGTGAACATCATCACTCTCTTCTGATTCCACAACCTTTAGTTTCTGGAATTCAAATGGAGCTTTGGACTCTAAATATTCTGTACGGAATGCCTGCATAATCGCAGCCGGTGGCACTTCTCCACCCTGTCTTTCTGAAATCTTTTGAATGACATCTGCAAATTCCCGCTGCATCTCTTTTGGAAGTTTGTATCCATACACGGTATCCATCACAAATGCAACACCACCTTTTCCAGACTGGCTGTTAATTCGGACAACCGGCTCATACTTTCTTCCAATGTCCGCAGGATCAATCGGTAGATATGGAACCTCCCAGATTTCAGATCCTTTTTCCTGTAATGCCTGAACACCTTTATTGATTGCATCCTGGTGGGAACCAGAGAAAGCAGTAAACACTAATTTACCGCCATACGGATGACGCATGCCGACACCCATTTTACAACATCTTTCGTATATGTCAATAATTTCGTTGATATTTTCTATATTCAGGTTCGAATTGATTCCCTGTGAAAACATGTTGTAAGCTACGGTTAAGACATCAACATTTCCTGTTCTTTCACCATTTCCAAAGAGGGTTCCCTCTACTCGCTGTGCTCCTGCAAGAAGGGCTAACTCTGTTGCTGCAACGCCTGTTCCGCGGTCATTGTGCGGATGAATACTTAAAATCACCTGGTCTCTGTCCTCAAAATGTTTATTCATCCATTCAATCTGATCTGCATAGACATTTGGCGTGTTCATTTCAACGGTTGCAGGAAGATTGAAAATAATTGGGAAATCGTTCGCATGATTCCATTCTTTCTGAACTGCTGTACAGATTTCTAATGCGAAATCCATCTCCGTTCCGGTAAAGCTCTCAGGGGAGTATTCAAGCTGGATATTCCCTGGAAAATCCTTCATCTTTTCCTTTACCATTCTCGTTCCGTCCACCGCAATCTTTATGATTTCTTCGCGGTTTTTATGGAATACAACCTCTCTTTGCAAGGTCGAGGTGGAATTATAAATATGCACAATCACATTTTCAATTCCCTCGATTGCCTCAAAAGTCTTATCAATCAGTTCCTGTCTGCACTGTGTCAAAACCTGAACCTTGACATCTGATGGAACCATATGTTCATTGACTAATTTTCGAAGGAAATCATACTCAATCTGGGATGCAGCCGGAAAGCCAATCTCAATTTCTTTGAATCCAAGTTTTAAAAGAAGCTGGAACATCTCTACTTTTTCATCTACATTCATCGGTTCGATGAGCGCCTGATTTCCATCTCGAAGGTCTACGGAACACCAGGTTGGTGCTTTTTCAATCTCCTTATCTGGCCATTCCCTCTCAGGGTAAGAAAGAACCGGATTTTTTCGATATCGCTGATAATTTAGCATTTCCTATTCTCCCAATCCATTTTCAATCTGTTCAATGATATGTTTTAACGCCTCTTCCTCATCTTCTCCCTCACAGATTAATTCGATTTCATCTCCGGATTTGATGCATGCGCCTAATACACTTAATACACTTTTTGCATTCGCAATATTATCACCGTAACGAAAGGTAACATGAGACTTATATTGCATTGCTTCCTTACATAAAATTCCAGCAGGTCTTAAATGAAGTCCTGTCGGATTTTGGATTGTTACTCTCTGCTTTACCATGTTGCTTCCTCCTAAATTTGTATTTCAAGATTACACAATTATTTTTGTAATTAAATCGGCAAGGTTTTCTGCCTCTCTTTGGATTTCTTTTTGATTTTTTCCTTCAATCATGACACGGACCAGTGGCTCTGTACCGGATGGACGAATCAACACCCTTCCCTCTCCATTGAATTTTTCTTCTAATTTCTGAATTGCCTCTGCGACTTCATGATACTCCATAAATATCTCTTTCTTATCATTGGGAACTTTCGCATTGACAAGAGCCTGTGGCAACACTTCCATAACGGATGCAAGCTCTGACAATTTCTTTTTACTGTCCACCATAACCTGCAACAAGTGAAGTGCGGACAAAAGTCCATCTCCGGTTGTATTGTCATCTAAGAAAATAACATGACCAGACTGCTCTCC
This genomic window from Roseburia sp. 831b contains:
- a CDS encoding glycosyltransferase family 2 protein, yielding MNQPLVSVCIPAYNNADYIGETIECILKQSYQNLELIIVDDNSKDDTLEKIRVYADKDTRVKIYHNEKNLGMSGNWNYCLSLCEGEFIKLICADDILAPEAIEREVQALLENPSAVMVESDTKLIDLAGKGKGFYKRYPVKGLVNGKKVTRRGFFNKDYFGAPQANTFRKEAYQKIGGFDTKYTYILDYDFFAEIAKLGDIYIIHEPLNFFRVRGDSNTGQVMGDDKEKTNIYVAEHRYLLEKNKDELRLSELEIEISVLIRRFRCFAVSIYLKLFVR
- a CDS encoding glycosyltransferase family 2 protein, translating into MSLKSQMPYGISLLKHYGFHDFMLRFMEWFDTKKRDSYYQKHLDLFFPSEAELDIQRKTSFSYEPLISIVVPAYETPANFLKQLVDNVLSQTYSKLELCIADGSKTSLVYDTLNEYSDSRIKYIKLSKNAGISENTNEGFEHTTGDYIALLDHDDLLTPNALFEMVQALNSYESIPDMVYSDEDKIIADTNVLSNPTFKSDLNEEFLRHTNYICHFLIFSKKLLNKVGGLDSSYDGAQDFEFVLRCNASGAVIKHVPKILYHWRIHPASTAANPESKLYAFENGSKAIEKYLAEKNETGTASLTKDLGFYQIDYALQGDYNVTVLAYTEEQIREMKKMQAERQNLHITYKLIDRLTNDLLLSLTDDYIVISQPDIIPTTPNWIEEFLKHCQWSRIGIVGVKTLNRHNRIENCGFTYNQNGQIFSLFYNLPSIYRGYCHRADSPQNVCGVSFSLSMVRRDALHAANGINETFTFPYQDLDFCFKLSALDYEIILNTDIHALCRKTFLYPAKTDEIFLNSWKLKLEKPNPYYNSNLAAKNGNFVLK
- the rfbB gene encoding dTDP-glucose 4,6-dehydratase, yielding MRTYLVTGGAGFIGSNYIHYMFRKYDNEIRIINVDVLTYAGNLENLKDIEDRDNYTFIKADITDSEAISKIFAENDIDRVVHFAAESHVDRSIKNPEVFVKTNVLGTAVMLNCAKAAWELPDGTFKEGKKFLHVSTDEVYGSLEDDGTSYFYETTPYSPHSPYSASKASSDFLVKAYIDTYHFPANITNCSNNYGPYQFPEKLIPLIINNALQGKKLPVYGDGMNIRDWLYVDDHAKGIDMVQEKGRLGETYNIGGHNEKRNIEIINIIIDTLLEMLPENDPRRANVSKDLITYVEDRKGHDRRYAIAPDKIKAEIGWEPETMFAEGIKKTIAWFFEHEDWMKNVTSGDYQKYYQDMYSNK
- the rfbD gene encoding dTDP-4-dehydrorhamnose reductase; the protein is MKKILVTGCNGQLGRAIRKEYENDGVEFINTDVVEGDGVVSLDITDVDAVLKLVRETRPDVIINCAAHTNVDKCEEQWDLAYKINALGPRNLSIAATEVGAKMIHVSTDYVFEGNGTRPYTEFDEPHPISAYGKTKWEGEKFVKEFAAKHFIFRTAWLYGDGKNFVKTMLALSETHDELNVVCDQVGSPTSAVELAKLIHHLEPTENYGTFHATCEGDTNWADFTEEIFRKTGKTTKVNHVTSKQYKEMNPASADRPAYSILEDYMLKLTSDYRMADWHDALDVYLKGLEG
- a CDS encoding glycosyltransferase family 2 protein, with translation MDKVAVLIPCYNESKTIEKVITDFKRVLPEAKIYVYDNNSSDGTAEIAKNAGAIVRYEHMQGKGNVIRRMFREIDAECYIMTDGDDTYPAESAPEMIDKVLNYGADMVVGDRLSSTYFEENKRPFHNFGNSLVRKSINVLFRTEIKDIMTGYRAFSFQFVKSFPVLSKGFEIETEMSIHATDKNMQVENVVIEYRDRPEGSVSKLNTYSDGFKVIRTIIRLFRTYKPMAFFGGVAAILTIIGIAFLIPVLVTFSQTHLVPNFPTLVVCGFTLLAAIQAFFSGLILQTSCQKNRQDFEMELHEIEFRKRNLE
- the leuA gene encoding 2-isopropylmalate synthase; the protein is MLNYQRYRKNPVLSYPEREWPDKEIEKAPTWCSVDLRDGNQALIEPMNVDEKVEMFQLLLKLGFKEIEIGFPAASQIEYDFLRKLVNEHMVPSDVKVQVLTQCRQELIDKTFEAIEGIENVIVHIYNSTSTLQREVVFHKNREEIIKIAVDGTRMVKEKMKDFPGNIQLEYSPESFTGTEMDFALEICTAVQKEWNHANDFPIIFNLPATVEMNTPNVYADQIEWMNKHFEDRDQVILSIHPHNDRGTGVAATELALLAGAQRVEGTLFGNGERTGNVDVLTVAYNMFSQGINSNLNIENINEIIDIYERCCKMGVGMRHPYGGKLVFTAFSGSHQDAINKGVQALQEKGSEIWEVPYLPIDPADIGRKYEPVVRINSQSGKGGVAFVMDTVYGYKLPKEMQREFADVIQKISERQGGEVPPAAIMQAFRTEYLESKAPFEFQKLKVVESEESDDVHVELAFKYMGEQMHSVAEGNGPIDAVKLAIRQCVSAVDIKVLNYWEHALSEGSHAKAAAYIQMRDNRTGKVTFGVGVSSNITHASIKGVFSALNRLAK
- a CDS encoding HPr family phosphocarrier protein, translated to MVKQRVTIQNPTGLHLRPAGILCKEAMQYKSHVTFRYGDNIANAKSVLSVLGACIKSGDEIELICEGEDEEEALKHIIEQIENGLGE
- a CDS encoding glycosyltransferase family 2 protein, coding for MEQQKVQILMSTYNGEKYLREQIESLLSQTYSNIEILIRDDGSKDGTISILEEYSQNYPSIKVFKEENIGVVNSFFNLLKKSEAGYIAFCDQDDIWLENKVEKAIQNLQQIKEPALYCSNKILIDADNHVIAENHGKYLSPSFENAVVECICTGCTTVLNQKLAQIIRQNIPKHAMMHDWWCYLVATYHGKVIFDENSYIWYRQHGNNEIGASDKFLDTVKAKAKHLKKSRGKLENQLREFHELYQGDKEKDTLVLDILNTKKFAGKCKMLLHCSFVRQSKLDQIIAKILLLINRLL